In Pedobacter sp. WC2423, the following are encoded in one genomic region:
- a CDS encoding DUF6055 domain-containing protein: MKRKLEMMIIVLAVMIASCKKEAANVKDAANEKPAMMGANLALAAEKTIYIPNEWQGIDLNNDNSEWSNARMATSANIVIFWDKGFTTNPSQAPNASLRFNKADILLKAEQIYKSYRDTLKFTGQTSNLDTKKLMILVKYSTDWLAQGAGFDNVVGALWVSPAAININSVLAHELGHTFQYQVHCDGAYGYRDQNYVGSFWEQCAQYMSRQLYPAGSLDDIKFFYDNCYKNFSNEEIRYQSFHLQEYWKLKYGKDFLGRLWRSATSAEHPLQTYKRITNSSQSVLNNEILDYARRCVNWDLPNGQYVRAAAQSQNATFKTLLNYNPADQYYTVDQANAPECYGFNVIELNVPAASTATVNFSGINNGTFVNLQGWRYGFVSVNSSGIPTYSTIGADAQGSLLFTKPANTSRVWLVVSGAPQTHFNHEWGMTASQIPKFPYKVKFTNTQPKSL; the protein is encoded by the coding sequence ATGAAAAGAAAATTAGAAATGATGATTATCGTACTTGCGGTAATGATTGCCTCCTGTAAAAAAGAGGCTGCAAATGTAAAAGACGCTGCAAATGAAAAACCAGCAATGATGGGAGCCAATTTAGCATTGGCAGCAGAGAAAACCATTTATATTCCAAATGAATGGCAAGGTATAGACCTGAATAATGACAATTCTGAATGGAGTAATGCAAGAATGGCTACTTCAGCCAATATTGTTATATTTTGGGATAAAGGCTTTACCACCAATCCCTCTCAAGCTCCAAACGCAAGTTTGCGTTTCAACAAAGCAGATATACTGCTGAAAGCAGAGCAGATTTACAAGAGCTACCGGGATACCTTAAAATTTACGGGACAGACCTCAAACCTGGACACAAAAAAGTTGATGATTTTAGTGAAATACTCCACAGATTGGTTAGCCCAGGGTGCCGGATTTGACAACGTCGTTGGCGCACTATGGGTCTCACCTGCCGCAATAAATATAAATTCTGTGCTTGCACATGAGTTGGGACATACCTTTCAATATCAGGTTCATTGCGATGGAGCTTATGGCTACAGGGACCAAAATTATGTGGGTTCTTTCTGGGAACAATGCGCCCAATATATGTCACGTCAGCTCTATCCTGCAGGATCGTTAGATGATATAAAATTCTTTTATGACAACTGCTATAAGAATTTTTCAAATGAAGAAATACGATATCAGTCCTTTCATCTTCAGGAATATTGGAAGCTGAAATATGGGAAAGACTTTCTTGGCCGTTTATGGCGTTCGGCCACCAGCGCTGAGCATCCACTGCAAACCTACAAACGCATCACCAACAGCAGCCAGTCAGTGCTCAATAATGAAATCCTCGATTATGCAAGACGTTGCGTAAATTGGGATCTTCCTAATGGACAATACGTAAGAGCAGCTGCACAAAGCCAGAATGCTACATTTAAAACACTACTGAATTATAACCCGGCCGATCAATATTATACGGTTGACCAGGCGAATGCGCCCGAATGTTATGGTTTTAATGTTATTGAACTGAATGTCCCTGCAGCCAGTACTGCAACAGTAAACTTTAGTGGCATCAACAATGGGACGTTTGTTAATCTACAGGGATGGAGATATGGATTTGTAAGTGTGAACAGCAGTGGAATACCAACTTACAGTACCATAGGAGCAGATGCTCAGGGATCACTTTTATTTACCAAACCAGCTAATACAAGTCGTGTATGGCTTGTTGTTTCCGGAGCTCCTCAAACACATTTTAACCATGAATGGGGAATGACAGCAAGTCAAATACCTAAATTCCCTTACAAAGTAAAATTCACAAATACCCAGCCTAAATCTTTATAA
- a CDS encoding PAS domain-containing protein: protein MNLTDSPLLKTLIESAPIGICILNAHSLEAEMVNDKFLAIAGKEKEAILGKLYWESFAEVRAYYEDALLRVVANGESYYADEVSLMLIRNGKEEQVYVTFVYAPVLDEKALVTKIAVWVLENTAQVDERARVSAAREAAEQERDHLYESISQAPAGIAVLSGEELVIELVNTKYQQMLPGRELLGRRFFEALPELVESEIPAVLKEVYRTGKPVEFHEQLVPISETENGPTTDRYFTFTYVPRFNLEGKVDGVFNFSIEVTHTLQSRLKSDQATDNLGQILNMLPASVVVIRGQDLIVEMINDTNLGYWKKSRAEVVGRPFLQILPDLADQPFAGQLRQVMETGEVIDVKESPVLFTMADGTLRETYVDYTYQPLSDLDGNRTGVLVMSFEITDRVLSKRLLEKYVEELATANDQLSISNNKLVKSEARFKFLIQEAPVAIGVLQGREFVVETANEKILQVWGKTRNILGLPLSVALPELHGQPFLGILDQVYTSGEAFYANEIMAMLEHAGELKEIFFNVVYQPVAGLDGAVSDILVVAVDVTEQVNSRKLVEKSEQHFRRLADLVPAKISNALPNGEVTFFNKQWLDFAGMGFEDLRDFGYHQMMHPDEIQAFQNGLAVASQNGVPHISEMRFKNTSGAYIWHLNVASPILDEHGDITMWVGSTTNIQALKEEEQRKSDFVSMLSHELKTPVTSIKGHVQLLLRLLARETSTAFLGKLNSSLSRIDVLLLQLTGLIGDMLDLSRIDAGRMDLKKERFFIDALVTEVVEDFRLSHQQYFFHLDAEAGIEIIADRDRISQVMINLIANAIKYSPSSNVVDIAVALAGDEVLVSIKDYGIGIEKKDQEKVFERFFRVEGQNEKYYSGFGIGLFLVHNIVSRHGGQIAVESERNKGSVFTVHLPVR from the coding sequence ATGAATTTAACCGATAGTCCGCTGCTGAAAACCTTAATAGAGAGTGCCCCAATTGGAATCTGTATCTTGAATGCACACAGCCTTGAGGCAGAAATGGTCAATGATAAATTTCTTGCAATTGCCGGGAAAGAAAAAGAGGCTATCCTTGGAAAGTTGTACTGGGAGAGTTTTGCGGAGGTAAGAGCGTATTACGAGGATGCCCTGTTGCGTGTAGTTGCTAACGGAGAATCCTATTATGCAGATGAAGTCAGTCTTATGCTGATACGTAATGGCAAAGAGGAACAAGTTTATGTAACTTTTGTTTATGCCCCGGTACTGGATGAAAAGGCTTTGGTCACAAAGATTGCAGTCTGGGTACTGGAAAATACCGCCCAGGTGGATGAAAGGGCCAGGGTTTCTGCTGCCCGTGAGGCCGCTGAGCAGGAGCGGGACCATTTATACGAATCTATCAGTCAGGCACCTGCTGGAATAGCTGTGCTTTCTGGAGAAGAACTGGTGATTGAATTGGTGAATACGAAGTATCAGCAAATGTTACCAGGGAGAGAACTTCTGGGCCGGCGGTTTTTTGAGGCGCTGCCAGAACTGGTGGAGTCAGAAATCCCCGCAGTATTAAAGGAAGTATACCGTACCGGTAAGCCTGTGGAATTCCACGAACAGCTGGTACCAATTTCCGAAACTGAGAACGGACCTACCACTGACCGGTACTTTACCTTTACCTATGTGCCAAGATTTAACCTGGAAGGGAAGGTGGACGGAGTTTTTAATTTTTCAATTGAGGTAACTCATACCCTTCAAAGCAGACTGAAGTCTGATCAGGCCACAGACAATCTCGGACAGATATTGAATATGCTGCCTGCTTCAGTAGTGGTAATCCGCGGACAGGATCTTATTGTAGAGATGATTAACGATACCAATCTGGGATACTGGAAAAAATCCAGAGCAGAAGTAGTGGGGAGGCCATTTCTACAGATATTGCCTGACCTTGCAGATCAGCCCTTTGCCGGACAGCTGCGGCAGGTAATGGAAACAGGCGAGGTGATTGATGTGAAAGAAAGCCCGGTGCTTTTTACTATGGCTGACGGGACATTACGCGAAACTTATGTCGATTACACCTACCAGCCGCTTTCGGATCTGGATGGAAACAGGACTGGTGTGCTTGTGATGTCCTTTGAAATTACTGACAGAGTGCTCTCCAAAAGATTATTAGAAAAATATGTGGAGGAACTGGCCACAGCAAATGATCAGCTTTCTATTTCAAATAATAAGCTCGTCAAGAGCGAAGCACGTTTTAAGTTCCTGATACAGGAAGCGCCGGTTGCAATCGGGGTACTTCAGGGAAGGGAGTTTGTAGTGGAAACGGCAAATGAAAAGATTTTGCAGGTATGGGGGAAAACCAGGAACATTCTGGGACTTCCACTTTCTGTAGCACTGCCCGAACTTCATGGACAACCTTTTCTGGGGATACTTGATCAGGTATATACTTCTGGAGAAGCTTTTTATGCCAATGAAATCATGGCTATGCTGGAGCATGCCGGGGAACTAAAGGAAATATTCTTTAACGTGGTCTACCAACCTGTGGCTGGTTTAGATGGTGCTGTTTCAGATATCCTGGTCGTAGCAGTAGATGTGACCGAACAGGTGAATTCCAGAAAATTAGTAGAGAAGAGTGAGCAGCATTTCAGAAGACTGGCCGATTTAGTACCTGCGAAAATTTCCAATGCATTGCCAAATGGAGAGGTCACGTTTTTTAATAAGCAGTGGCTGGATTTTGCAGGAATGGGTTTTGAAGATCTTCGGGATTTTGGCTATCACCAGATGATGCACCCTGACGAGATTCAAGCTTTCCAGAATGGACTTGCGGTAGCCTCTCAGAATGGAGTTCCTCATATTTCTGAGATGCGTTTCAAAAATACAAGCGGAGCGTATATCTGGCATCTTAATGTAGCTTCGCCAATTTTGGATGAGCACGGAGATATTACAATGTGGGTAGGTTCAACGACCAATATCCAGGCGCTGAAAGAGGAAGAGCAGCGCAAAAGCGACTTTGTAAGTATGCTTAGCCATGAACTCAAAACCCCGGTAACCTCAATCAAGGGGCACGTACAATTGCTGTTGAGGTTACTTGCGCGCGAGACCAGTACAGCGTTTTTAGGTAAGCTGAATTCCTCTCTTTCACGGATCGATGTGCTCTTGTTACAATTGACTGGGCTTATTGGTGATATGCTTGATCTGAGCCGGATTGATGCAGGTAGGATGGATTTGAAAAAGGAGCGTTTTTTTATTGATGCTTTGGTTACTGAAGTAGTCGAAGATTTTCGCTTAAGCCATCAACAGTATTTTTTCCATTTGGATGCTGAAGCCGGGATCGAAATCATTGCAGATCGGGATCGTATCAGCCAGGTGATGATCAATCTGATAGCTAATGCTATTAAGTATTCGCCTTCCAGTAATGTAGTGGATATTGCTGTTGCTCTTGCCGGGGATGAAGTGCTGGTTTCCATTAAAGATTACGGTATAGGGATTGAGAAAAAAGATCAGGAAAAAGTCTTTGAACGCTTTTTCAGAGTAGAAGGCCAGAATGAAAAATATTACAGCGGTTTTGGGATCGGACTGTTTTTGGTCCATAACATTGTATCAAGACATGGGGGACAGATTGCTGTGGAAAGCGAGCGGAACAAAGGATCGGTTTTTACCGTTCACCTACCAGTTCGATAG